Within Streptomyces antibioticus, the genomic segment GCCCACCCCGCACCACAGCAGCAACAACGGAAGGCGCCCGCCCCTCGGCCTGCGCCACAGCAACCCGCCGCAACAACGCCCGCCGGGTCCCGGGAAGCAACTCATCCTGAGAAGTCGTCATGCCCCCAGTCCACCCGCCCGAGGGCCTCACGTCGAATCCATTCGGACTGGGGCAGCTTGGAGACGGCCTGCTCAGCCGATTCACAGCGTGCTGAGGAACTCCCTGACGACTGCGGCGAACTCCACTGGGACGCTCTCGTGGACGGTGTGTCCGGCCGGGAGTTCGACGAGCCGCGTGTGGGGACGCCGTGCCGCCATGTCCTTCGCGTGCTCGGCGCTGAGCACCGTGCTGCGGCTGCCTCGGACGAGCAGGGCGGGACAGTTGCCGGCGAGCCAGTCGTCCCAGTGATCCCCGTTGAGGTGCTGCTGCGAGTCGCGCATGTCCGTCGCTTCGAAGGCAAGCCCCCACCCGTCGGCATGCTCACGGACGGCGTCCATGAGGTAACTCGCCGAGGGACCGAGCCCTTCCAGAAGCCCGGCGCGGGTGGGCGCCCGGCGTGGCCAGGACAAGCAGAAGGACAGGTCGTCATCGACCTCGGCACCGATGTCCTCGACGATCAGTGCGTCCACAAGCCCGGGGAACCGAGCCGCGAGCTGAAAGGCGTTGACACCTCCGAGGGAGTGACCGAGCACGACCGCGCCGTCGATCCCCAGATGGTCCAGCACCGTCGCGGCGTCCTCGACATAGCCGGTGCGGGAGAAGTCGGCAGGGCGGTCGGAGTGCCCGTGGCCCCGCTGGTCGAGAGCGATGACCCGCCAGGATTCGCCCAGCTCCCGGGCCAGGCGCGTGAAGGTGCGGCCTTCCCCGAAGTGTCCGTGGAGGGCCAACAGGGGGCGCCCCGCGCCACCGAAGTCGAGGTACGAGAGACGTCGCCCGGCCACCACCACGGCCGCCCGCTTTGGTTCGGTCGAGATCGCCGACGTCATGGTCGTCAGTATGCGATGAGTTTCCCGCGCCGCGCCGGTCCATACCGTGGGCACCCTAGGACGGAAGGCTGGGCCATGCGGAAACTGATCTACGGGATGAACCTGACGTTGGACGGCTATATCGCCGCGGTCGGCGACGACATCGGGTGGGGCGGGAAGCCGAGCGATGAGCTGTTTCAGTGGTGGCTCGAGCAGGAGCAGGCGAGTGACCTGACGCTGTACGGGCGCAAGTTGTGGGAGACGATGAGCTCCTACTGGCCGACCGGCGACCAGCAGCCCGACGCCGGTCCGGCGGAGATCGAGTTCGCGCGGAACTGGCGGGACACGCCGAAGGTGGTGTTCTCCTCGACGATCGACAAGGTCGGCTGGAACACCCGCCTGGTCACCGGCAACGCGGTCGCCGAGATCACCCGGCTCAAGGCCGAGGACGGCGGCCCGATGAACATCGGCGGCGCGACGCTCGCCGGGGCGGCCCTGCGCGCCGGGCTGATCGACGAGTACGTGATCGCCACCCATCCGGTCCTGGTGGGCGGCGGCACGCCGTTCTTCACCGCGGTGGACGGCTGGGTGAACCTGAACCTGGTGGAGACGCGGACCTTTCCCGGCGGTGTGGTCCTGACCAGGTACGAGACGAGGCGCTGAGCTCTAGGTCTGGGCCATGTCCACGAAGCGGGAGTAGTGGCCCTGGAAGGCCACCGTGATCGTGGCCGTCGGGCCGTTTCGGTGCTTGCCGACGATGATGTCCGCCTCGCCCGCGCGCGGCGACTCCTTCTCGTAGGCGTCCTCGCGGTGGAGCAGGATGACCATGTCGGCGTCCTGCTCGATGGAGCCGGACTCACGCAGGTCGGACACCATCGGCTTCTTGTCGGTGCGCTGTTCGGGGCCACGGTTGAGCTGTGAGAGGGCGATCACCGGGACCTCCAGCTCCTTGGCCAGCAGCTTGAGGTTTCGGGACATGTCCGAGACCTCTTGCTGACGGCTCTCGGAGCGCTTGGAGCCGCCGGCCTGCATGAGCTGCAGGTAGTCGATGATGACCAGCTTGATGTCGTTGCGCTGCTTCAGCCGGCGGCACTTCGCGCGGATCTCCATCATCGACAGGTTCGGGGAGTCGTCGATGAAGAGCGGCGCCGAGGACACCTCGGGCATCCGGCGCGCCAGGCGCGTCCAGTCCTCGTCCGTCATGGTGCCGGACCGCATGTGGTGCAGGGCGACACGGGCCTCGGCGGACAGCAGACGCATCGCGATCTCGTTGCGGCCCATTTCCAGGGAGAAGATGACGCTCGGCAGGTTGTGCTTGATCGACGCCGCGCGGGCGAAGTCCAGCGCGAGCGTCGACTTACCCATGGCGGGACGCGCGGCGATGACGATCATCTGGCCCGGGTGCAGACCGTTGGTCAGCGAGTCGAGGTCGGTGAAGCCCGTCGGCACACCGGTCATCTCACCGCTGCGCGACCCGATCGCCTCGATCTCGTCGAGCGCGCCCTCCATGATGTCGCCGAGCGGGAGGTAGTCCTCGCTGGTGCGCTGCTCGGTGACGGCGTAGATCTCGGCCTGGGCGCGGTTGACGATCTCGTCGACGTCGTCGTCGGCCGCGTATCCCATCTGGGTGATGCGGGTGCCGGCCTCCACCAGGCGGCGCAGCACCGCCCGCTCGTGCACGATCTCCGCGTAGTACTCGGCGTTCGCCGCGGTCGGCACCGTCTGGACGAGGGTGTGGAGATACGACGCCCCGCCGACCTTGTTGATCTCGCCGCGCTTGGTCAGCTCGGCGGCGATCGTGATGGGGTCGGCCGGTTCGCCCTTCGCGTAGACGTCGAGGATCGCCTGGTAGATCGTCTCGTGCGCGGGCTTGTAGAAGTCGTGGCCCTTGAGGACCTCGACGACGTCGGCGATGGCGTCCTTCGACAGGAGCATGCCGCCGAGGACGGACTGCTCGGCGTCGAGGTCCTGCGGCGGCACCCGCTCGAACGCCGTCCCGCCCTCCCAGTCGCCGCTGTCCCGGCCCCGGTCGTGCTGGTCGTCCCGGCCGCGGCCGCCGCTGTCTCCGCGACGGCGGGAGGCGGGCAGACGATCACTGGGTCCGCTGTCGGCCCACGGGTCGTCCAAGGGCTCGGAAATGCTCACCGAGCAACCTCCTCCCGTCCGCCGAGCGGACCTCGCCGTGCGTTTCAGTTCTACGGCACGACACTGACAATTGAGAGGCCCAACTCCACTTGTGGAGCGTCGGTTTTGTAAGGGTTTCAGCGGCCGACAGGCAGAGGGGGCGCCGGACAACGGTAGGCCCGCGGGCACCGTCAGCCAATCTGGTTATCCACAGGCCATGTGGACGACGGCCCCGATGCTGTGGACAACTCCGCAAAACCTGTGCACGACCCGGTGGACAGCCCTGTGAACAAGCACTCGCCTTTTCCCACCCGACCGAGCTGACCTGCACGTTTCCCATCCACCGGCTGTGCAGAAGAAAAACTTCCCCAGTCGGGCCAAGATCCCTTCGAACAGTGTGGGAAACGACGCACCGCCCCACCCACGGTAAGGGTCACAAGCCGCTTGTATCTCTTACCTGTGGACGATTAGATTGGTGGTCATGACACAGGCTCCCCCGATGCCCAGGGCCACCAGGCGACAGCACGATCGAGAGATCGTCGCGCTGGCTGTCCCGGCCTTCGGCGCACTGGTCGCCGAGCCCCTCTTCGTCCTGGCGGACAGCGCGATCGTCGGCCACCTCGGCACCGCCCAGCTCGCCGGACTCGGGATCGCCGCGGCCCTCCTCACCACCGCCGTCAGCGTCTTCGTCTTCCTCGCCTACGCCACCACGGCCGCCGTGGCCCGCCGGGTCGGCGCCGGTGATCTCCCCACCGCCATCCGCCAGGGCATGGACGGAATCTGGCTGGCCCTCCTCCTCGGTAGCGCCGTGATCGTCGCCGTCCTCCCCAGCGCGCCGGCACTCGTCGATCTCTTCGGCGCCTCGCAGACCGCCGCCCCCTACGCGACGACCTATCTGCGGATCTCGGCACTCGGCATCCCGGCCATGCTGGTCGTCCTCGCCGCGACCGGCGTCCTGCGCGGGCTCCAGGACACCAGGACCCCGCTGTACGTCGCCGTCGGCGGCTTCGTCGGCAACGCGGTGCTCAACGCCGCCCTCGTCTACGGCGCCGGGCTCGGTATCGCAGGCTCCGCCTGGGGCACGGTGATCGCCCAGTGGGGTATGGCCGCGGTCTATCTGGTCGTGGTGGTCCGCGGAGCCCGCCGTCACGGCGCCTCGCTCCGCCCCGACGCCGCGGGCATCCGGGCCTCGGCACAGGCAGGTGTCCCCCTGCTCGTCCGTACGCTGTCGCTGCGCGCGATCCTGATGATCGCCACCGCCGTGGCCGCCCGCCTGGGAGACGCCGACATCGCGGCCCACCAGATCGCCCTGTCCCTGTGGAGCCTGCTCGCCTTCGCCCTCGACGCCATAGCGATCGCCGGGCAGGCCATCATCGGACGCCATCTCGGCGCCGGGGACGCCCAGGGCGCCCGGGACGCCTGCCGGCGGATGGTCGAGTGGGGCATCGGTGTGGGCATCGCCCTCGGCGTGCTGGTCGTCCTCGCACGGCCGCTCTTCCTGCCCCTGTTCACCACCGACGCCGGGGTGAAGGCCGCCGCGCTGCCCGCCCTGCTCGTCGTCGCGCTCTCCCAGCCGGTGAGCGGCATCGTCTTCACGCTGGACGGCGTACTGATGGGCGCGGGGGACGGCCCGTACCTGGCCTGGGCCATGGTGGGCACCCTCGCCGTCTTCGCACCGGTGGCGCTGCTGATACCGGTCCTCGGCGGCGGACTGACCGCGGTGTGGGGCGCGCTGGCGCTGATGATGGTCGTACGGATGCTGACGCTCTGGCTTCGGACCCGCTCGGGCCGCTGGATCGTCACCGGCGCGACCCGCTGACGTCTCCGACGAGGTCCCTGCCATACCTGACGTACCTGACGACGTCCCTGACGTTTCACGTGAAACATGCGGAAGGGGCCACACCCCAGCGGGTGTGGCCCCTTCTCAGCTCTTCCAGCCCCTCAGCTCTTCAGAGCCGAACGGCCCGTCAAGCCAAGCACGGCGATCAGGCCGCGACGACCTCGATGTTGACCTTGGCGGCAACCTCGGGGTGCAGACGCACGGACGTCTCGTGGGCGCCCAGCGTCTTGATCGGCGAGCCCAGCTCGATGCGGCGCTTGTCGACGTCGGGACCACCGGCGGCCTTGATCGCGGAAGCGATGTCGGCCGGGGTGACGGAACCGAAGAGACGACCGGCGTCGCCGGAGCGGACGGCCAGACGGACCCGGACACCCTCGAGCTGGGCCTTGACGCTGTTGGCCTGCTCGATGGTCTGGATCTCGTGGATCTTGCGAGCGCGACGGATCTGCTCGACGTCCTTCTCGCCACCCTTGGTCCAGCGGATCGCGAAGTTCCGCGGGATCAGGTAGTTGCGGGCGTAACCGTCCTTGACGTCGACGACGTCACCGGCAGCACCGAGGCCAGAGACCTCGTGAGTGAGGATGATCTTCATGTGTCGGTCACCCTTCCCTTATCGCGCCTGGGCGGTGTACGGCAGCAGCGCCATCTCACGGCTGTTCTTGACGGCCGTGGCGACGTCACGCTGGTGCTGCGTGCAGTTGCCGGTCACGCGGCGGGCACGGATCTTGCCGCGGTCGGAAATGAACTTCCGCAGCATGTTCGTGTCCTTGTAGTCCACGTACGTGACCTTGTCCTTGCAGAATGCGCAGACCTTCTTCTTAGGCTTGCGCACAGGCGGCTTCGCCATGGTGTTTCTCCTGTGTGATCAAGAAGTGTGGGTACGGCCCACCCCTGTGACCGGTCCGGCCCGGAGGCCGGACGCCAGGCCCTAGAAGGGGGGCTCGTCCGAGTAGCCGCCGCCGCTGCCGCCGCCGGAGTTTCCACCCCAGCCGCC encodes:
- a CDS encoding alpha/beta fold hydrolase; protein product: MTSAISTEPKRAAVVVAGRRLSYLDFGGAGRPLLALHGHFGEGRTFTRLARELGESWRVIALDQRGHGHSDRPADFSRTGYVEDAATVLDHLGIDGAVVLGHSLGGVNAFQLAARFPGLVDALIVEDIGAEVDDDLSFCLSWPRRAPTRAGLLEGLGPSASYLMDAVREHADGWGLAFEATDMRDSQQHLNGDHWDDWLAGNCPALLVRGSRSTVLSAEHAKDMAARRPHTRLVELPAGHTVHESVPVEFAAVVREFLSTL
- a CDS encoding dihydrofolate reductase family protein, which produces MRKLIYGMNLTLDGYIAAVGDDIGWGGKPSDELFQWWLEQEQASDLTLYGRKLWETMSSYWPTGDQQPDAGPAEIEFARNWRDTPKVVFSSTIDKVGWNTRLVTGNAVAEITRLKAEDGGPMNIGGATLAGAALRAGLIDEYVIATHPVLVGGGTPFFTAVDGWVNLNLVETRTFPGGVVLTRYETRR
- the dnaB gene encoding replicative DNA helicase — translated: MSISEPLDDPWADSGPSDRLPASRRRGDSGGRGRDDQHDRGRDSGDWEGGTAFERVPPQDLDAEQSVLGGMLLSKDAIADVVEVLKGHDFYKPAHETIYQAILDVYAKGEPADPITIAAELTKRGEINKVGGASYLHTLVQTVPTAANAEYYAEIVHERAVLRRLVEAGTRITQMGYAADDDVDEIVNRAQAEIYAVTEQRTSEDYLPLGDIMEGALDEIEAIGSRSGEMTGVPTGFTDLDSLTNGLHPGQMIVIAARPAMGKSTLALDFARAASIKHNLPSVIFSLEMGRNEIAMRLLSAEARVALHHMRSGTMTDEDWTRLARRMPEVSSAPLFIDDSPNLSMMEIRAKCRRLKQRNDIKLVIIDYLQLMQAGGSKRSESRQQEVSDMSRNLKLLAKELEVPVIALSQLNRGPEQRTDKKPMVSDLRESGSIEQDADMVILLHREDAYEKESPRAGEADIIVGKHRNGPTATITVAFQGHYSRFVDMAQT
- a CDS encoding MATE family efflux transporter, with amino-acid sequence MTQAPPMPRATRRQHDREIVALAVPAFGALVAEPLFVLADSAIVGHLGTAQLAGLGIAAALLTTAVSVFVFLAYATTAAVARRVGAGDLPTAIRQGMDGIWLALLLGSAVIVAVLPSAPALVDLFGASQTAAPYATTYLRISALGIPAMLVVLAATGVLRGLQDTRTPLYVAVGGFVGNAVLNAALVYGAGLGIAGSAWGTVIAQWGMAAVYLVVVVRGARRHGASLRPDAAGIRASAQAGVPLLVRTLSLRAILMIATAVAARLGDADIAAHQIALSLWSLLAFALDAIAIAGQAIIGRHLGAGDAQGARDACRRMVEWGIGVGIALGVLVVLARPLFLPLFTTDAGVKAAALPALLVVALSQPVSGIVFTLDGVLMGAGDGPYLAWAMVGTLAVFAPVALLIPVLGGGLTAVWGALALMMVVRMLTLWLRTRSGRWIVTGATR
- the rplI gene encoding 50S ribosomal protein L9; the protein is MKIILTHEVSGLGAAGDVVDVKDGYARNYLIPRNFAIRWTKGGEKDVEQIRRARKIHEIQTIEQANSVKAQLEGVRVRLAVRSGDAGRLFGSVTPADIASAIKAAGGPDVDKRRIELGSPIKTLGAHETSVRLHPEVAAKVNIEVVAA
- the rpsR gene encoding 30S ribosomal protein S18, which codes for MAKPPVRKPKKKVCAFCKDKVTYVDYKDTNMLRKFISDRGKIRARRVTGNCTQHQRDVATAVKNSREMALLPYTAQAR